In one window of Haloarcula sp. H-GB4 DNA:
- a CDS encoding Cdc6/Cdc18 family protein: MSDGSDLDDVWATGEIFDDEEVLHEHWTPESVPERASERDEIIRGLRRAFRGEAPKNMFLQGKTGQGKTATAQHVLEMFEQRADQQNLDVDTVYVSCANHKSSYKVACDIVEQYMGENPHGHGQHKVFEMMFDVFESLAEIVVVVLDEVDSIGDKHDILYSIPRARKQGDVKNTKLGIIGITNDSTFLSNLDPKVKSSLYDSVIQFDAYDSEELQQILSRRADRAFVDGAVDDSAISLCAAFAAQDKGSARQAIDYLYEAGEVALDHSDDLIVDDHVREAEERVEKRYITQSINGLTIQDQATLTAMVSVAVDGDEPARTRRVYSEYSNLCSEIGVNKLAFDRMRDHLLELDMIGIIDGKKRTGDGQGGEKYYWEMSTDTGTTIEVLESISRLDDVIDIVVSSAQNSSITNY; the protein is encoded by the coding sequence ATGAGTGATGGGTCCGATCTTGACGATGTCTGGGCCACCGGAGAAATCTTCGATGATGAAGAGGTTCTTCATGAACACTGGACGCCGGAATCCGTTCCTGAACGAGCTTCCGAGCGAGATGAAATAATCCGAGGACTTCGCCGGGCCTTCCGCGGTGAAGCACCAAAGAACATGTTTCTCCAGGGAAAGACTGGGCAAGGAAAAACTGCGACCGCACAGCATGTCCTTGAAATGTTTGAGCAGCGAGCTGACCAACAGAACCTCGACGTAGATACGGTCTACGTCTCGTGTGCTAACCACAAATCCTCTTATAAAGTTGCCTGCGATATCGTCGAACAGTACATGGGTGAGAACCCGCATGGCCACGGCCAGCACAAAGTCTTTGAGATGATGTTCGATGTGTTTGAGAGCCTCGCAGAGATCGTCGTGGTTGTCCTCGACGAAGTTGACTCAATCGGCGATAAGCACGACATTCTCTACTCGATTCCTCGCGCCCGAAAACAGGGCGACGTAAAAAACACTAAGCTTGGGATTATCGGAATCACAAACGATTCTACATTTCTCTCGAATCTGGACCCTAAAGTCAAATCCTCACTGTATGACTCAGTAATCCAGTTCGACGCGTATGACTCGGAGGAACTTCAGCAGATTCTTTCGCGACGTGCTGACCGTGCATTCGTTGATGGGGCCGTCGATGACTCGGCTATCTCATTATGTGCTGCCTTCGCTGCGCAGGACAAGGGTTCTGCTCGCCAAGCAATTGACTATCTCTACGAAGCCGGTGAGGTTGCGCTTGATCACTCGGATGATCTCATCGTCGACGATCATGTCCGGGAGGCTGAAGAGCGCGTTGAGAAACGATACATCACTCAGAGCATCAATGGACTTACGATTCAGGATCAGGCGACGCTCACGGCCATGGTTTCCGTCGCCGTTGACGGCGACGAACCAGCCCGAACGCGCCGTGTGTACTCTGAGTATTCAAATCTCTGTTCGGAAATTGGTGTCAATAAGCTAGCTTTCGACCGGATGCGGGACCACCTTCTTGAGTTGGACATGATTGGAATAATTGACGGAAAGAAGCGCACAGGCGACGGTCAAGGCGGCGAGAAGTACTACTGGGAGATGAGTACTGATACTGGCACGACTATCGAAGTTCTTGAATCAATTAGCCGCCTTGATGATGTCATCGATATCGTCGTCTCATCAGCACAGAACTCGAGTATTACGAACTACTAA
- a CDS encoding AAA family ATPase, with product MVSTSGDAYSLGDAKEEIDILRRVEDDVVDVIKNAGNEDVLEYLIEEEKLDTRHDGQRGLGAVRRAVLQSPIASDRLKRVVSFRGDETPEEILVPKDVMRNAKVALEAGKPVVLYGPTGTGKTTFAKQLARETGIGYALHTATPSWTPSDIIGGISPDYTGDSLSYRTKLGCVSEAVQRAQEFNVEYGVILDEITRADISKIFGPLYTAIENPHQTIFETDEGETIELDERVNIICTMNMSDRTVNELDNAITRRFAMIELDEYEEDKRRQLFKSWITTHVSEQTELNDSEILRLFERDYEGINHGHESTSQGSIMRFGPMHYRDVAVFLGVACREGGEYEHDQTDAVGQAFRTYIVPRLLNAAAFPQIERIAEHYRALNGEFEEFDLAPAAELAERELEQERRQMGSYES from the coding sequence ATGGTTAGTACTTCTGGCGATGCGTACTCACTCGGCGATGCGAAAGAAGAAATCGATATTCTCCGACGTGTTGAAGATGATGTCGTTGACGTCATCAAGAATGCAGGGAACGAGGACGTTCTCGAATATCTCATCGAGGAGGAGAAATTGGACACCCGCCATGACGGGCAGCGAGGACTCGGAGCGGTCCGACGTGCAGTTCTACAATCTCCAATCGCCTCTGACCGTCTCAAACGTGTGGTCAGTTTCCGCGGTGACGAAACACCGGAAGAAATCCTTGTTCCGAAAGACGTGATGCGGAACGCGAAGGTGGCTCTCGAAGCAGGGAAGCCGGTCGTCCTCTATGGTCCAACGGGGACGGGCAAGACGACGTTTGCCAAGCAACTCGCGCGTGAGACTGGTATCGGATACGCGCTCCATACAGCTACTCCGTCGTGGACACCGTCGGATATCATCGGGGGTATCAGCCCGGACTACACGGGCGATTCGCTGAGCTATCGGACCAAACTCGGTTGCGTCTCGGAAGCTGTCCAGCGCGCTCAGGAATTCAACGTCGAGTACGGTGTCATTCTGGACGAGATCACCAGAGCAGATATCTCCAAAATCTTTGGCCCGCTTTACACTGCTATCGAGAACCCCCACCAGACGATTTTTGAGACTGACGAAGGCGAAACCATCGAGCTTGACGAACGGGTGAACATCATCTGTACGATGAACATGTCCGATCGGACGGTCAACGAGTTGGACAACGCCATCACCCGCCGGTTTGCGATGATCGAACTCGATGAGTATGAGGAAGACAAGCGCCGGCAGTTATTCAAGAGCTGGATTACCACGCACGTTAGCGAACAGACTGAGTTAAACGATAGTGAGATTCTTCGACTGTTCGAGCGTGACTACGAAGGTATCAATCACGGCCACGAATCGACTTCGCAGGGTTCGATCATGCGATTTGGACCGATGCACTACCGCGATGTCGCCGTGTTCCTCGGCGTCGCATGTCGAGAGGGTGGGGAGTACGAACACGACCAGACCGACGCCGTTGGGCAAGCGTTCCGTACGTACATTGTCCCACGGCTCTTGAATGCGGCAGCATTCCCACAAATTGAGCGAATTGCGGAGCACTACCGCGCGCTGAATGGCGAGTTTGAAGAGTTCGATCTCGCCCCTGCTGCTGAGCTAGCCGAGCGGGAACTCGAACAGGAACGAAGACAGATGGGCTCCTACGAGTCATGA
- a CDS encoding restriction endonuclease produces the protein MSTVDEVYQYGQDTFNIPERGEIRIEGCPSSIGDQLRRASFTQQSPGVFTKSQAALGGEQEYEVVTVTVDGEENEVHVEATDIIGVVSLTPSSKVQVDPKIDWEHIFDMLLAVYDQNRSIEYHGIPLQDFLSDDIHLDDVFVVLAINYLDGLETIHRQGYIRDLVIRRLNSLNGRGEIDVEQTLMNHAQGTLEPHWIRNETEYDNAANSLLHFAGKTLLRLFRQNSHENDHPAYDRIFSEVHREVERLENMGVSSGLDRMDAYRRLSLNDLPKQRGYYRKAFDVAKAVMSSSLGQQLRDGPRELVVDYVLNMESLFEQYSQVVIERTLSYVKSYDHLGSLDDVTPVRSPSVNPFEGEGQIYHEPDHVLQEGEKTLAVLDSKYYAEGHDPVKESPSRSRLFSYAYLLHSDRLAFLCPLLESKRRRVVQTGAELQILSPDEFSLDAYDNVVHEYIHEVLVGDAPELEAFRAVAEHELCLDGVDESDLHLAKQMSGPFTFKDIKDFSLRVLKSAADEHSYDVRNRYDLEQEGDWTREQIELKCNDRYEHATTCVPVFCREDGEEWIDLYFLNGSGEVEKEGPLKLL, from the coding sequence ATGAGCACCGTCGACGAAGTGTATCAGTACGGACAAGATACATTCAATATCCCCGAGCGGGGTGAGATACGGATAGAAGGGTGTCCGTCGTCCATCGGAGACCAACTTCGTCGCGCGTCCTTTACACAGCAGAGTCCCGGTGTCTTCACGAAGAGTCAAGCAGCGCTCGGCGGCGAGCAGGAGTATGAGGTCGTCACGGTCACTGTAGACGGCGAGGAGAACGAGGTACACGTCGAAGCGACGGATATCATCGGCGTTGTAAGTCTCACACCGTCGTCGAAGGTGCAGGTTGATCCGAAGATCGACTGGGAGCATATCTTTGATATGCTGCTGGCAGTCTACGATCAGAACCGCTCCATTGAGTATCACGGGATCCCACTGCAGGATTTCCTCTCTGACGATATCCACCTCGATGACGTTTTCGTCGTACTGGCAATCAACTACCTTGACGGGCTAGAGACGATTCACCGACAGGGGTATATCCGTGACTTGGTTATTCGACGGCTCAACAGTCTAAACGGGCGGGGAGAGATCGATGTCGAACAGACGCTGATGAACCACGCGCAGGGGACTCTGGAGCCACACTGGATCCGCAACGAGACTGAGTACGACAACGCCGCGAACTCATTGCTACATTTCGCTGGAAAGACGCTGCTTCGACTGTTCCGGCAGAACTCTCACGAGAACGACCACCCTGCATACGACCGCATCTTCTCGGAAGTTCACCGAGAGGTGGAGCGCCTGGAGAATATGGGTGTCAGCAGCGGATTGGACCGGATGGACGCGTATCGACGCCTCTCGCTTAACGATCTTCCGAAACAACGAGGGTACTACCGGAAGGCGTTCGACGTCGCCAAGGCTGTGATGTCGTCTTCACTTGGTCAGCAACTCCGAGATGGCCCGCGAGAACTAGTCGTAGACTATGTTCTGAATATGGAGTCGCTGTTTGAGCAGTACTCTCAGGTTGTCATCGAGCGGACGCTCTCATATGTCAAATCTTACGACCATCTTGGCAGTCTTGACGATGTGACGCCTGTTCGATCACCGTCTGTGAATCCGTTCGAGGGTGAGGGACAAATATACCATGAGCCGGACCACGTGCTACAGGAGGGTGAGAAGACACTAGCTGTGCTTGACTCGAAGTACTACGCAGAAGGGCACGACCCAGTGAAGGAATCCCCGTCTAGGTCACGGCTGTTCAGCTACGCCTACCTCCTTCACTCTGACCGGCTCGCGTTCCTGTGTCCGCTTCTCGAATCAAAACGCCGCCGTGTCGTGCAGACTGGAGCGGAGCTCCAAATACTCTCACCCGACGAGTTCTCGCTCGATGCCTACGACAACGTTGTTCACGAGTATATCCACGAAGTTCTCGTGGGAGATGCTCCCGAACTGGAGGCGTTCCGAGCCGTGGCGGAGCATGAACTATGCCTCGACGGCGTCGACGAATCGGACCTCCACCTAGCGAAGCAGATGAGCGGTCCGTTCACGTTCAAGGACATCAAGGACTTCTCGCTCCGCGTCCTTAAGTCAGCCGCCGATGAACACTCATACGACGTACGGAATCGATACGATCTGGAGCAGGAAGGCGACTGGACGCGTGAGCAAATCGAACTAAAGTGTAATGACCGGTACGAGCACGCCACAACGTGTGTGCCCGTCTTCTGTCGGGAAGACGGTGAAGAGTGGATCGATCTCTACTTCTTGAATGGTTCTGGGGAAGTAGAGAAAGAGGGGCCGCTGAAATTGTTGTAG
- a CDS encoding DUF1156 domain-containing protein, which produces MSEQSGSSQDRQDRPELPIERGFPIERVNEIAEKEGRARMYYRPIYTMHKWWARRLGCVFRAISLYTLLDDPEKVSVFEPGHKGNTLASYGDDADGESDLDVASLLERVDMTNPESLWELYPKDIRVEDKKILDPFMGGGTSLVEASRFGAEVVGNDLNPVAWFVTKKELEAGQTDVEELEEAFEQVKEEVADEITQYYKTPCPNGDHDADVMYNFWVKELDCVSCGHTVPLFKDYRVAAGRYENEGKYNVHCPSCEAVTLVDDWQSECICNDCGHDFIPKEGNVSRSKYTCPDCGQKYGITDAIQEQDGFDLRLYALEYYCEHCDAAGENKSAYKGYKRIEETDITLFEEVKQEWKESPGLHEYVPDEDIPPGHMTSERNPVFDHGYSKWADMFTERQLYSLSKLLKAIEAVEDKNIREFLLLAFSDSIRYNSTFVTYNNGYNKADHSFKQNSFVPTTDPVENNVWGTKFGSGSFSAIWDKLLNGVEYANSPSERYVKDGETEKATGFPAIDSDFTLSLGDARQLEAENEFDAVITDPPYYDNVMYSEVSDFFYVWLKPLLEGEYDGFAAEKTPRAESIVTNPFLDKTAEDFEREIGQAFAAIRKALKKDGTLAFTYHHSDSESWGELLESLCNAGFEVTAAYPLTADINKFITGEAVSFDIAIVARPIEDTQAASWNSLRREIYRTARRTRQQLEENRDLSRGDIGVMEMGACFREYSKHHGKVQRDGEIMDAKEVVQEIYGIIQEASDIGVEDVLIDLLDTPNPSFDDVNKLCRGTNATPEDLKETCLYNQDDGFELGTWDNEKRQAYIQERVNGDGGDHLSNLDKLQFLRYRYEKGQAVQNYVEKWDIDDDLRELAGRLADVTGDDTYTRVLGDRDITSY; this is translated from the coding sequence ATGTCTGAGCAATCTGGTTCTTCACAGGATCGGCAGGACCGGCCGGAACTCCCCATCGAACGCGGGTTTCCCATTGAGCGCGTGAACGAAATTGCCGAGAAGGAGGGCCGAGCAAGGATGTACTACCGTCCGATCTACACGATGCACAAGTGGTGGGCGCGACGCCTCGGCTGTGTCTTCCGTGCTATATCTCTCTATACGCTGCTGGACGACCCGGAGAAGGTTTCAGTATTCGAGCCTGGCCATAAGGGTAACACGCTCGCGTCCTACGGTGATGACGCCGACGGCGAATCCGACCTTGACGTCGCGTCGCTGCTTGAACGCGTGGATATGACCAACCCGGAAAGCCTCTGGGAGCTCTACCCGAAGGATATTCGTGTCGAGGACAAGAAAATCCTCGACCCGTTTATGGGCGGGGGTACGTCGCTCGTTGAAGCGTCACGGTTCGGTGCTGAAGTCGTCGGCAACGACCTGAACCCCGTCGCGTGGTTCGTCACGAAGAAGGAACTCGAAGCGGGCCAGACCGACGTTGAAGAACTTGAGGAGGCCTTCGAGCAGGTGAAAGAGGAGGTCGCTGACGAGATCACCCAGTACTACAAGACGCCCTGTCCGAACGGCGACCACGACGCCGACGTAATGTACAACTTCTGGGTGAAGGAGTTGGACTGTGTCTCGTGTGGACACACAGTTCCACTGTTCAAGGATTATCGTGTCGCTGCTGGTCGTTACGAAAATGAAGGCAAGTACAACGTTCATTGCCCGTCTTGTGAGGCAGTTACACTAGTAGACGATTGGCAATCAGAGTGTATTTGTAACGACTGTGGTCACGATTTCATACCTAAAGAGGGGAATGTATCTCGGAGTAAATATACTTGCCCAGACTGCGGACAAAAGTACGGTATCACCGATGCCATCCAAGAACAAGACGGATTCGACCTGCGCCTCTACGCGCTTGAGTATTATTGTGAGCACTGCGATGCTGCAGGTGAAAACAAGAGTGCGTACAAGGGCTATAAACGGATCGAAGAAACGGACATAACACTCTTTGAGGAGGTTAAACAGGAGTGGAAAGAAAGTCCTGGGCTTCATGAGTATGTCCCGGATGAGGATATCCCTCCCGGTCATATGACTTCGGAGAGGAATCCAGTATTCGATCATGGGTACAGTAAGTGGGCAGATATGTTCACTGAAAGGCAGCTGTATTCTCTTTCGAAGCTTCTTAAGGCGATTGAGGCAGTGGAAGACAAAAATATAAGAGAGTTCCTCCTGCTCGCATTTTCCGACTCTATCCGGTACAACAGCACCTTCGTAACCTACAATAACGGCTATAATAAGGCGGACCATTCATTCAAACAGAACTCCTTCGTTCCTACAACAGATCCAGTTGAGAACAACGTTTGGGGTACGAAATTTGGCTCGGGATCGTTCAGTGCGATTTGGGATAAGCTGTTGAACGGTGTAGAGTACGCTAATTCTCCTTCAGAGCGTTATGTTAAAGATGGAGAGACTGAGAAAGCTACTGGATTCCCCGCAATCGATAGCGACTTCACCCTTTCACTCGGCGACGCAAGACAGCTCGAGGCTGAGAATGAGTTTGATGCTGTAATCACCGACCCACCTTATTATGATAACGTGATGTATTCCGAGGTTTCAGACTTCTTCTACGTGTGGCTTAAGCCCCTGCTTGAGGGAGAGTACGATGGATTTGCTGCGGAAAAGACTCCGCGAGCAGAATCTATTGTAACAAACCCTTTCTTGGACAAAACTGCGGAAGATTTCGAACGCGAAATCGGACAAGCGTTCGCAGCAATTCGTAAAGCACTCAAGAAAGATGGCACCCTTGCGTTCACCTACCACCATAGCGACTCCGAGTCTTGGGGCGAACTGTTAGAGTCTCTTTGTAATGCAGGATTTGAAGTCACAGCAGCATATCCCCTTACTGCAGATATTAATAAGTTCATCACTGGAGAAGCAGTTTCTTTCGATATCGCCATTGTAGCCCGTCCAATCGAAGACACTCAAGCCGCGTCATGGAACTCCCTACGCCGCGAGATCTACCGTACGGCTCGGCGCACCCGCCAGCAACTCGAAGAGAACCGCGACCTCTCGCGCGGCGACATCGGTGTGATGGAGATGGGCGCGTGTTTCCGCGAGTATTCGAAGCACCACGGGAAGGTACAGCGTGATGGCGAGATTATGGACGCGAAGGAAGTCGTTCAAGAGATCTACGGCATCATCCAGGAGGCAAGCGACATTGGCGTTGAGGACGTGCTCATCGACCTGCTGGACACGCCGAATCCCTCGTTCGACGACGTCAACAAGCTCTGCCGCGGAACCAACGCCACACCAGAGGATCTCAAGGAGACGTGCCTGTACAACCAAGACGACGGCTTCGAACTCGGTACTTGGGACAACGAGAAGCGCCAGGCGTACATCCAAGAGCGTGTCAACGGCGACGGTGGCGACCACCTCTCGAACCTCGACAAGCTCCAGTTCCTCCGGTACCGCTACGAGAAGGGCCAGGCGGTCCAGAACTACGTCGAAAAGTGGGATATCGATGACGACCTGCGCGAACTCGCCGGTCGGCTCGCGGACGTGACCGGAGATGACACGTATACGCGAGTGCTTGGGGATCGGGATATCACGAGCTACTGA
- a CDS encoding DUF5677 domain-containing protein: MADNDDEILGDHRWRRTTLVPPLVDSVGGSMQMVRWARERMPDFLWIALMYDAVGGKRTVDIAIACAEEAQEIHDGGDFALSSDYDELSSSELSSLKEALDDNVLEDLSHGLEPLIAYYPSYPKVSLFDETPPEEDHHLGYLAEIVDELSDRRSQLSTYVQGIFVGTLMATGGMMISPDSPLVDINEVFRYPETEKSRELASVVRASTKATNASNEGDENQSDWARRFWQRGFEITECIFPQEGQDAEEQGKHPDQEFFQNLAAIGREYETDLRTTLLDLWWDAKHDAEFTGKHEILDGLLLRQVNLATSLARTPTMWSNDIGSIILRCMSETHIVLEWLNQEGDRSDYQDFIEYGLGQEKLLLEHSKNVASDFPDEEVGDLEQGLDDLEQRIEAQRAMYLLPVDVGHWADKNTRELAQEAGCKDVYDMRFQQHSAAVHGQWNAIDKANLVTCHNPLHQYHKVPEFRPVYKNPYAVVEAGNLMNRSFSSWIEAREIDAEDSQIPDLAGSVKQFMREYNDG; this comes from the coding sequence ATGGCTGACAATGACGACGAGATTTTAGGTGATCACCGCTGGCGACGGACGACCCTCGTCCCACCCCTTGTTGATTCTGTCGGAGGGTCTATGCAGATGGTACGGTGGGCGCGTGAGCGAATGCCCGATTTCCTCTGGATTGCGTTAATGTACGATGCTGTCGGTGGAAAGCGGACAGTAGATATCGCTATCGCTTGCGCAGAGGAGGCACAGGAGATCCATGACGGAGGTGACTTCGCTCTATCCAGCGACTATGATGAACTCTCGTCCTCAGAATTAAGTAGCCTGAAAGAGGCGTTGGATGACAATGTACTTGAGGATCTGTCTCACGGCTTAGAGCCACTCATCGCCTACTATCCGTCGTATCCCAAGGTATCACTCTTTGATGAAACACCACCAGAAGAAGACCATCACCTCGGCTATCTGGCTGAGATCGTGGATGAACTTTCGGACCGACGGTCTCAGCTTTCCACGTACGTTCAGGGTATTTTTGTCGGAACTCTGATGGCGACAGGTGGAATGATGATTTCTCCGGATAGTCCTCTCGTGGATATCAACGAGGTGTTTCGATACCCGGAGACGGAGAAGTCAAGGGAACTAGCCTCGGTAGTAAGAGCATCGACCAAAGCGACTAATGCCTCAAATGAGGGTGACGAGAACCAGAGTGACTGGGCTCGTCGATTCTGGCAGAGGGGCTTCGAGATAACAGAGTGTATCTTTCCGCAGGAAGGCCAAGACGCGGAGGAACAGGGAAAGCATCCCGACCAGGAGTTCTTTCAGAATCTCGCGGCAATCGGGCGTGAGTACGAGACAGATCTCCGAACCACTCTACTTGATCTTTGGTGGGACGCGAAACATGATGCGGAGTTCACCGGAAAACACGAGATACTGGACGGTCTACTACTGAGACAGGTAAATTTGGCCACGTCCCTTGCAAGGACTCCGACAATGTGGTCCAATGACATCGGCAGTATCATTCTTCGCTGTATGTCTGAGACGCATATAGTTCTTGAGTGGCTCAATCAAGAAGGTGATCGTAGTGATTATCAGGATTTCATTGAGTACGGTCTTGGCCAAGAGAAGTTACTGCTGGAGCATTCCAAGAACGTAGCCTCTGATTTTCCAGATGAAGAGGTGGGAGATCTTGAGCAGGGATTAGATGATTTAGAGCAGAGGATTGAGGCGCAGAGAGCGATGTACCTGCTGCCGGTAGATGTAGGTCACTGGGCGGATAAGAATACTAGAGAACTCGCTCAAGAAGCTGGCTGTAAGGATGTCTACGATATGCGCTTCCAGCAGCACAGCGCCGCAGTCCATGGCCAATGGAATGCGATAGACAAAGCAAATTTAGTCACATGTCATAATCCGCTACACCAGTATCACAAGGTTCCGGAATTTAGACCAGTATACAAAAATCCCTACGCGGTTGTCGAAGCAGGGAACTTGATGAACCGAAGTTTCAGTAGCTGGATTGAGGCGCGAGAAATCGACGCTGAAGATTCCCAGATACCGGACTTGGCTGGGTCAGTAAAGCAATTTATGAGAGAGTACAATGACGGCTAA